The following are from one region of the Phycisphaerae bacterium genome:
- a CDS encoding IPTL-CTERM sorting domain-containing protein, with amino-acid sequence MRIRNFLLAGILSLAVAGAASAATHVVTQSGLSFSPPNVDVLPGDTVQWVHTGGIHTVTSGTPCTSDGRFDMALTSGTVQYVIPGGEPAGTIPYFCTPHCAVGMTGTITVGEPEPIPTVSEWGLAAMSLLVLVAGTAVVRFRPA; translated from the coding sequence ATGAGAATACGAAATTTCTTGCTCGCAGGGATACTGAGCCTGGCCGTGGCCGGAGCGGCGTCTGCGGCCACACACGTCGTCACGCAATCGGGCCTTTCGTTCAGCCCTCCGAACGTCGATGTGCTGCCGGGCGACACCGTCCAGTGGGTACACACCGGCGGCATTCACACGGTGACATCGGGCACCCCCTGCACGTCGGACGGCCGGTTCGACATGGCGCTCACGTCCGGCACGGTTCAGTACGTAATTCCCGGCGGCGAGCCTGCCGGGACCATTCCCTATTTCTGTACGCCGCACTGTGCCGTCGGCATGACCGGGACGATCACCGTCGGAGAGCCCGAGCCAATTCCGACTGTCTCCGAATGGGGCCTGGCCGCGATGTCGCTGTTGGTGCTGGTCGCGGGAACGGCCGTCGTGCGC
- a CDS encoding nucleotidyltransferase domain-containing protein, with product MVAMNQIIELSERIGRKYDPERIVLFGSHVYGSPREDSDVDLLVVMRFEGSAFRKSLEILNWLDPPFYVDVLVRDPADTQRRYRDGDPLIREALDRGRVLHERDCS from the coding sequence ATGGTCGCAATGAACCAGATCATCGAGCTTTCCGAGCGGATCGGGCGGAAGTACGACCCTGAGCGGATCGTGCTGTTCGGATCTCACGTTTACGGATCGCCGCGGGAGGATTCGGACGTGGATCTGTTGGTTGTGATGCGATTTGAGGGCAGTGCCTTCCGGAAATCGCTGGAGATACTCAATTGGCTGGATCCACCGTTTTACGTTGATGTGCTGGTGCGAGACCCGGCCGATACACAAAGGCGTTATCGAGATGGCGACCCGCTGATTCGCGAGGCGCTGGACCGAGGGCGGGTGCTGCATGAACGAGATTGTTCGTGA
- a CDS encoding HEPN domain-containing protein, translated as MNEIVREWISKAQGDYETALREPRAAPPNYDAACFHAQQCIEKLMKGMLQSGGIVPPRTHNLLELNERLKEILPEWACEVGDLRFLTRAATSFRYPGESASREDALEAIAACERMRDQLLRALPGEEP; from the coding sequence ATGAACGAGATTGTTCGTGAGTGGATTTCCAAGGCGCAGGGTGACTACGAAACCGCCCTGCGGGAGCCCCGCGCCGCGCCGCCCAACTACGACGCGGCGTGTTTTCACGCGCAACAGTGCATTGAGAAGTTGATGAAAGGCATGCTCCAGAGCGGCGGGATCGTCCCGCCACGAACGCACAATCTCCTGGAACTGAATGAACGACTGAAGGAGATACTGCCTGAATGGGCTTGCGAAGTGGGCGATCTTCGGTTCCTGACTCGGGCGGCGACATCGTTTCGCTACCCCGGGGAATCCGCTTCGCGGGAAGATGCGCTTGAGGCCATTGCCGCCTGTGAGCGCATGCGCGACCAACTGCTGCGGGCGCTACCGGGCGAAGAACCATGA
- a CDS encoding ATP-binding protein, which yields MPASFSTFERLKSRGVAAYRDGDFRSARAYLTDAAECMIELAEQAKSPDMRRQHEEIAAELIDLAKDAERLAKSPKEARGRQRIKEENGGSDASDWIIRDRPDTGFDDIAGLEDVKHEIRMKMIYPFRHPELAQQYGIGVGGGILLYGPPGTGKTMIAKAIAHEIEATFFLVSPAQMMSKWVGEAEQNIRKLFDAAKAEKASVIFLDEIEALVPRRKSDSSTVMQRVVPQILQELEGFDRKGDRALLFVGATNRPWLLDEAMMRPGRMDARVYVGLPDAPARYKLLEIYLAKRPLSEDVDFGLLCDRLEGYSGADIKAISQQAAQIPFMAAIGGGEPRPIALKDVLDVIERTPPSVHPADLVRFEKFAELGK from the coding sequence ATGCCTGCTTCCTTTTCCACCTTCGAACGTCTCAAGAGTCGCGGCGTAGCGGCCTATCGCGACGGGGACTTCCGCTCCGCGCGGGCGTACCTGACCGACGCGGCCGAGTGCATGATCGAACTGGCCGAGCAGGCCAAGTCGCCGGACATGCGCCGCCAGCACGAGGAGATCGCCGCGGAGCTGATCGACCTGGCCAAGGACGCCGAGCGGCTGGCGAAGTCGCCCAAGGAGGCTCGCGGGCGGCAGCGGATCAAGGAGGAGAACGGCGGGTCGGACGCGTCGGACTGGATCATCCGCGACCGGCCGGACACGGGCTTCGACGACATCGCCGGGCTCGAGGACGTCAAGCATGAAATCCGGATGAAAATGATCTACCCGTTCCGCCATCCGGAGCTGGCACAGCAGTACGGCATCGGCGTCGGCGGGGGGATTCTGCTCTACGGCCCGCCCGGCACGGGCAAGACGATGATCGCCAAGGCCATCGCCCACGAGATCGAAGCCACGTTTTTTCTTGTCAGCCCGGCGCAGATGATGAGCAAGTGGGTGGGCGAGGCCGAACAGAATATCAGGAAGCTGTTCGACGCGGCCAAGGCGGAAAAGGCCAGCGTGATCTTCCTGGACGAGATCGAGGCGCTCGTTCCCCGGCGGAAGAGCGACAGCTCGACGGTGATGCAGCGCGTGGTGCCGCAGATCCTGCAGGAACTGGAGGGGTTTGATCGTAAGGGCGATCGGGCTCTATTATTCGTTGGTGCGACGAATCGGCCCTGGTTGCTGGACGAGGCGATGATGCGCCCGGGCCGAATGGACGCGCGGGTCTACGTCGGTCTGCCGGATGCGCCGGCGCGGTACAAGCTGCTGGAGATCTATCTGGCCAAGCGGCCGCTGTCCGAGGACGTGGATTTCGGCTTGTTGTGCGATCGGCTCGAAGGCTACAGCGGAGCGGACATCAAGGCGATTTCGCAGCAGGCGGCGCAGATTCCGTTCATGGCGGCGATCGGCGGAGGCGAGCCGCGACCGATCGCCCTGAAGGACGTGCTCGATGTGATCGAGCGAACGCCACCGTCGGTCCATCCGGCCGACCTGGTGCGGTTCGAGAAATTTGCCGAGTTGGGGAAGTAG
- a CDS encoding serine/threonine protein kinase: MSGDPPTRPTEPLDPGSDPRQLQEQFLRERTNPPEQIGPYRILQVIGEGGMGVVYLAEQDKPIHRRVALKIIKLGMDSKQVVARFETEREALALMDHPNVARVLDAGVSDEGRPYFAMEYVPGIPITEYCDKHRLGTEDRLRLFADVCHAIQHAHQKGIIHRDIKPSNVIVAIAEDRPVPKVIDFGVAKATQRRLTELTLFTEQGQLIGTPGYMSPEQAEMTALDIDTRTDIYSLGVLLYELLVGVRPFDDDSLRAAGFAEIQRIIREVEPPKPSTRLSSLGDASTTVAQNRGTEVRILSRQLRGDLDWIVMKCLEKDRTRRYDTASAVAMEIQRFLNFEPVLAGPPSYSYRLRKFVRKNWGPVLAGVAVGLALAIGLASTIVMADRANRARAKAEAAAEDASLQRAIALEQRDRAQREADAAKQVTDFLVDVFEVSSPKKAMGETITAREILDRGAARVEEKLAGQPLIRARLLRTIGAIYRNLGFLEQARKLGEAALNTMEKAEGADALELAETRYTLAVTLINLGDEAMAERLLRAALDAHLDQSPRAVRATIAWRAALADVLMRSRRLEEAREVVETAMRDLSTNSVNADDALVELQLNLAEAYRREGSANEAERWFRSALERAREQYGQEHYGAAIVEHYLANALVSLSEEGDAVRLEEAKRLLLHVITVYRKVLPEEHQRTASALSGLGSLYLWLGELDEAQKYFEESLAMRRKILGPDHSDIAGDLTSLGAVFRLKKDYAVSAEYLQQAVAMRLRLLGKDDFRVGRSRSNLGETLMLKGDLGAAEDELLEAQRIFDAKPDASRDRSPDNIKCLIRLYEKLGRDEEAKRWAARLASSSQN; the protein is encoded by the coding sequence ATGTCCGGCGACCCGCCAACACGGCCGACAGAACCGCTCGATCCCGGTTCCGATCCTCGTCAGCTGCAGGAACAGTTCCTACGTGAACGAACGAATCCGCCGGAACAGATCGGCCCGTACCGGATCCTCCAAGTCATCGGAGAGGGCGGCATGGGCGTCGTCTACCTGGCGGAGCAGGACAAGCCCATCCACCGCCGCGTAGCCTTGAAGATCATCAAGCTGGGGATGGACAGCAAGCAGGTTGTCGCCCGCTTTGAGACGGAGCGGGAAGCCCTTGCCCTGATGGACCATCCAAACGTCGCCCGCGTACTCGATGCCGGGGTGAGTGACGAAGGCCGGCCTTATTTCGCCATGGAGTACGTACCCGGCATTCCGATCACGGAATACTGCGACAAGCATCGCCTCGGAACCGAGGATCGACTGCGGCTCTTCGCGGATGTCTGCCATGCCATTCAACATGCCCACCAGAAGGGAATTATCCACCGGGACATCAAGCCTTCGAATGTGATCGTCGCGATCGCGGAGGACCGGCCTGTCCCCAAGGTCATCGACTTTGGCGTGGCCAAGGCGACGCAACGCCGCCTGACCGAGCTGACGCTGTTTACGGAGCAGGGCCAACTGATCGGCACGCCGGGCTACATGAGCCCCGAGCAGGCGGAAATGACGGCACTGGACATCGACACGCGAACGGACATCTATTCGCTCGGCGTCCTGCTATACGAACTTCTCGTCGGCGTTCGTCCGTTCGACGATGACTCGCTTCGGGCGGCCGGCTTCGCCGAAATCCAGCGGATCATCCGCGAGGTGGAACCGCCCAAACCGAGCACGCGCCTGAGCAGTCTCGGCGATGCGTCGACCACCGTGGCCCAGAATCGGGGCACCGAAGTCCGCATACTCAGCCGGCAACTCCGCGGCGACCTCGACTGGATCGTGATGAAGTGTCTCGAAAAGGACCGCACGCGGCGGTACGACACCGCCAGTGCGGTGGCCATGGAGATTCAGCGCTTTCTGAATTTCGAGCCGGTACTGGCCGGCCCGCCAAGTTATTCCTACCGCCTGCGCAAGTTCGTTCGCAAGAACTGGGGCCCTGTCCTGGCCGGCGTGGCGGTCGGATTGGCGTTGGCGATCGGGCTGGCAAGCACAATCGTAATGGCCGACCGCGCCAACCGAGCCCGCGCGAAGGCCGAAGCCGCCGCAGAGGATGCCTCATTACAGCGCGCGATCGCATTGGAGCAGCGTGACCGCGCCCAGCGCGAGGCGGACGCCGCCAAGCAGGTTACGGATTTCCTTGTCGATGTATTCGAGGTTTCGAGCCCGAAGAAAGCGATGGGGGAAACGATCACGGCCCGCGAAATCCTCGATCGCGGCGCCGCCCGCGTCGAGGAGAAACTCGCCGGGCAGCCTCTCATTCGCGCCCGATTACTGCGAACGATCGGCGCGATTTACCGCAACCTCGGGTTTCTCGAACAGGCCAGAAAACTCGGCGAAGCGGCGCTGAACACCATGGAAAAGGCGGAAGGCGCCGACGCGCTGGAGCTTGCCGAGACGCGCTACACCCTTGCCGTAACGCTGATCAATCTGGGGGATGAGGCTATGGCCGAGCGCTTGCTCCGCGCCGCGCTGGACGCACACCTTGATCAAAGCCCCCGCGCCGTTCGCGCGACCATCGCCTGGAGGGCGGCGCTTGCAGACGTGCTGATGCGAAGCCGGCGGCTGGAAGAGGCCAGGGAAGTCGTCGAGACGGCCATGCGCGACTTGTCCACAAACAGCGTGAATGCAGACGATGCACTCGTGGAGCTCCAGTTGAACCTGGCAGAGGCTTATCGCCGCGAAGGTTCTGCGAACGAAGCCGAGCGATGGTTCCGCTCGGCGCTCGAACGCGCGAGGGAACAATACGGCCAAGAGCACTATGGAGCCGCAATTGTCGAGCATTACCTTGCGAACGCGCTTGTTTCTCTGTCCGAGGAAGGAGACGCCGTCCGGCTGGAAGAGGCCAAGCGCCTTCTCCTCCACGTTATCACCGTTTATCGCAAAGTGCTGCCCGAGGAGCACCAACGCACCGCATCCGCCCTCTCGGGCCTGGGTAGCTTATACCTCTGGCTTGGCGAACTCGACGAAGCGCAGAAGTACTTCGAAGAATCCCTGGCCATGCGCAGGAAAATCCTCGGACCGGACCACAGCGACATCGCGGGCGATTTAACCAGCCTCGGGGCGGTCTTCCGGTTGAAGAAGGACTACGCCGTTTCGGCGGAGTATTTGCAGCAGGCCGTTGCCATGCGTCTCAGGCTTCTTGGAAAAGACGACTTTCGGGTGGGGCGGTCTCGATCCAATCTGGGCGAAACCTTGATGCTGAAGGGAGACCTTGGAGCTGCCGAAGATGAATTGCTCGAAGCCCAGCGAATCTTCGACGCCAAGCCGGATGCATCGCGCGACCGATCGCCTGACAACATCAAGTGCCTGATCCGTCTGTATGAGAAGCTGGGGCGCGACGAAGAGGCCAAGCGCTGGGCTGCGCGCCTTGCTTCTTCAAGTCAGAACTGA
- a CDS encoding histidine phosphatase family protein encodes MRSRLKVVGAAVVSLFVGSCTALNTTTVYSPPGTTTTLFIVRHAERDPGLDPPLNEEGLARAQILADELGDEGITAVYYPALIRNRQTAEPLVEQVNPSVKEYSALEVADTRALANRLIEDILRDHAGGVALWIGNTGPETPTQSGNLQELWNRLGGPGDPPIRYRDLYKVVLYDDREPEFVMGSYGPVSSLD; translated from the coding sequence ATGCGTTCTCGTCTGAAGGTGGTCGGCGCGGCAGTCGTCAGCCTGTTCGTGGGAAGCTGCACGGCGCTGAACACGACGACGGTGTACTCTCCGCCCGGCACGACGACCACACTCTTCATTGTGCGTCACGCGGAGCGCGATCCGGGCCTGGATCCCCCATTGAACGAGGAAGGACTGGCAAGAGCGCAGATCCTCGCGGACGAACTGGGAGACGAGGGGATTACGGCGGTGTATTACCCGGCGCTGATCCGCAACCGCCAGACGGCCGAGCCGCTCGTGGAGCAGGTCAATCCGTCCGTGAAGGAATATTCGGCGCTGGAGGTGGCGGACACGCGGGCCTTGGCCAATCGTCTCATCGAGGACATTCTGCGCGACCACGCAGGCGGGGTTGCGCTGTGGATTGGCAACACCGGCCCGGAGACGCCTACGCAGAGCGGGAATCTCCAAGAGCTGTGGAACCGGCTCGGCGGTCCGGGGGATCCGCCCATTCGCTACCGCGACCTGTACAAGGTCGTGCTCTATGATGATCGCGAGCCCGAATTCGTCATGGGAAGCTATGGTCCCGTGAGCAGCCTCGATTGA
- a CDS encoding inorganic diphosphatase, with the protein MDQFAHVPATTGAPNVVNMIVEIPKGRRSKFEVDKRTGLFMLDRYLYSSSHYPGDYGFIPQTLAEDGDALDILVLVNEPTFTGCLIEARIVGLFHMKDRGQPDYKVLGVPHHDPLFGEYEDVAHVPRHFLREMEHFFATYKQLEGAAIETSGWTDAKSAIGEVAASVGRYRQSRER; encoded by the coding sequence ATGGACCAATTCGCTCATGTCCCCGCGACGACGGGCGCGCCCAACGTGGTCAACATGATCGTGGAGATTCCCAAGGGGCGGCGGAGCAAGTTCGAGGTCGACAAGCGCACGGGGTTGTTCATGCTCGATCGCTACCTGTATTCCTCCAGCCACTATCCCGGCGACTACGGATTTATCCCGCAGACCCTCGCCGAGGACGGCGACGCACTGGACATTCTCGTCCTGGTGAATGAGCCGACGTTTACGGGCTGCCTGATCGAGGCGCGGATCGTCGGACTGTTTCACATGAAGGATCGCGGTCAGCCGGATTACAAGGTGCTCGGCGTTCCGCACCATGATCCGCTCTTCGGCGAGTATGAGGATGTCGCCCATGTGCCGCGCCATTTCCTGCGGGAGATGGAACATTTCTTTGCGACGTACAAGCAACTGGAGGGCGCGGCCATCGAGACCAGTGGATGGACTGATGCGAAATCGGCGATCGGGGAAGTCGCGGCGTCGGTCGGGCGGTATCGACAGTCGCGGGAACGATAA
- a CDS encoding TrkH family potassium uptake protein, with translation MDLNLRLISRELGHLLLLLSAIMASIGVFSLLDDLWQGLGVEPQFFGLVGAATVGAAAGGGLRWYGAGQRTAFGHREALLLVSLSWIVGAGLGAMPFYIWGQLQTVVPGKLHPFANFVDCYFETMSGFTTTGATVITNLSTLPRSLLLWRATTHWLGGLGIVVLFVAVLPALGVGARRIYRAEVPGPSPDGVRPRIQDTARILWVIYLGITAAEILALLLCGMNAFDAVCHTMATLATGGFSTYDSSIAAFPSSAVHLVIAVFMVLAGVNFALYHQVLVGKWRRAIQDREFLVYLGIIVVATIVVTGDLWLRPPPMAADEESRNQLLLLRDALFQVVSIQTTTGFCTADFDRWGFVAKATLLILMFVGASAGSTGGGIKVIRIIIVAKLLVAEVERVFRPRVVRPLKVGSAAIDADLRLSTLVYVMSVMLLFAMGTIALMLTDARNGIDITTAATATAATLNNIGPGLARVGATQNYAWFSDSGKVIMSVLMALGRLEVFTLLVLFQPRFWRSD, from the coding sequence ATGGACCTCAATCTTCGACTCATCTCCCGCGAACTGGGGCATCTGCTGCTCCTGCTGAGCGCCATCATGGCGTCGATCGGCGTCTTTTCGCTGCTGGACGATCTCTGGCAGGGGCTCGGGGTCGAGCCCCAGTTTTTCGGGCTGGTCGGCGCGGCCACGGTGGGCGCCGCGGCGGGCGGCGGGCTCCGCTGGTACGGGGCCGGGCAACGCACGGCCTTTGGTCACCGGGAGGCCTTGCTCCTGGTGTCCTTGAGCTGGATCGTCGGCGCCGGGCTGGGGGCGATGCCGTTTTACATCTGGGGTCAGCTTCAGACGGTGGTCCCGGGCAAGCTGCATCCTTTCGCGAATTTCGTGGACTGCTACTTCGAAACGATGTCGGGGTTCACGACAACCGGGGCCACGGTCATCACGAACCTGTCGACGCTCCCGCGTAGTCTCCTGTTGTGGCGGGCAACGACGCACTGGCTGGGCGGATTAGGGATCGTCGTGCTGTTCGTGGCCGTTCTTCCGGCGCTGGGCGTAGGAGCACGGCGCATCTATCGCGCGGAGGTTCCCGGGCCGTCCCCGGACGGCGTGCGTCCGCGCATTCAGGATACGGCCAGGATCCTGTGGGTGATTTACCTGGGTATCACGGCCGCGGAGATTCTAGCACTCCTTCTTTGCGGCATGAATGCGTTCGACGCGGTCTGTCACACGATGGCCACGCTGGCGACCGGCGGGTTCAGCACCTACGACTCGAGCATCGCCGCGTTTCCGTCATCGGCGGTTCATCTTGTGATTGCCGTTTTCATGGTGCTGGCGGGCGTGAACTTCGCCCTTTATCACCAGGTGCTGGTGGGGAAATGGCGGCGGGCCATTCAGGACCGCGAATTCCTGGTCTATCTGGGCATCATCGTTGTGGCGACGATTGTCGTAACGGGCGACCTCTGGCTTCGACCACCGCCAATGGCGGCAGACGAAGAGTCGCGCAACCAACTGCTGCTGCTGCGTGACGCGCTCTTCCAGGTCGTCTCCATTCAGACTACCACAGGTTTCTGCACGGCCGATTTCGATCGTTGGGGGTTTGTGGCGAAGGCGACGCTGCTCATCCTCATGTTTGTCGGCGCGTCGGCGGGTTCCACGGGAGGCGGGATCAAAGTCATCCGCATTATCATCGTGGCCAAGCTGCTGGTTGCGGAGGTCGAGCGCGTATTCCGCCCGCGGGTGGTGAGACCTTTGAAAGTGGGATCGGCGGCGATTGATGCCGACCTGCGCCTCAGCACGCTGGTCTACGTGATGAGCGTGATGCTGCTTTTCGCGATGGGAACGATCGCCCTGATGCTGACCGACGCCCGCAACGGCATCGACATCACCACGGCGGCGACGGCGACGGCCGCGACCCTCAACAACATCGGCCCCGGGCTGGCGCGTGTCGGCGCCACGCAGAATTACGCCTGGTTCTCCGACTCCGGCAAGGTCATCATGAGCGTGCTCATGGCGCTGGGGCGCCTGGAGGTCTTTACGCTCCTCGTACTGTTCCAGCCGCGTTTCTGGCGCAGCGATTGA